The Chrysoperla carnea chromosome X, inChrCarn1.1, whole genome shotgun sequence genome includes a region encoding these proteins:
- the LOC123302716 gene encoding solute carrier family 12 member 7 isoform X2 codes for MSERFKVTRPVDTKNNLLYGDDEVETDDQHTITERLLPQTTDNHHSSVSQVIRHGAPNTNTTQLSPNHARGDTNDEQLIAAEKNSGYETNLYLYSEEMEDRPRISTLISSLANYSNTIPPAESGGDGDAPAATKASTGPAAKPSARMGTLIGVYLPCIQNIFGVILFIRLTWVVGTAGAIAGFLIVLTCCCVTMLTAISMSAIATNGVVPAGGSYFMISRALGPEFGGAVGMLFYTGTTLAAAMYIVGAVEIVLTYMAPWASLFGDFTKDESAMFNNFRVYGTMLLCIMGTIVYIGVKFVNKFATVALACVIFSIIAVYVGIFVNFNGNDKLTMCVLGKRLLKDISLDDCNKTVNGVLHNLFCPNNTCDQYYMQNEIQKVRGIKGLASGVFLDNIYDSFLERGQFIAIGRDPVDMEPMSPQTYNQVVADITTTFTILIGIFFPSVTGIMAGSNRSGDLQDAQKSIPIGTICAILTTSTVYLSCVLLFAGTVDNLLLRDKFGVSIGGKLVVANIAWPNQWVILIGSFLSTLGAGLQSLTGAPRLLQAIAKDSIIPFLSPFAVSSSRGEPTRALLLTIVICQGGILLGNVDILAPLLSMFFLMCYGFVNLACAVQTLLRTPNWRPRFKYYHWVLSFLGLALCIAIMFMTSWYFALIAMVMAGLIYKYIEYCGAEKEWGDGIRGLALSAARFSLLRLEEGPPHTKNWRPQILILSKLTSDLLPKYRKLFAFASQLKAGKGLTVCVSVIPGDFARSAGEAMAAKQSLCKTMNEEKVKGFVDVLVARNITDGLSHLIQTTGLGGLKPNTVILGWPYGWRQSEDDRTWHVFLQTVRNVTSARMALLVPKGINFFPDSTEKVVGNIDIWWIVHDGGLLMLLPFLLRQHRTWKNCRMRIFTVAQMEDNSIQMKKDLKMFLYHLRIEAEVEVVEMMDSDISAYTYERTLMMEQRNQMLRELRLNKKESYGVVQAIVDHHHQMLDAKTATKVRFQEVSPAGDSSPKEGIIPIPTPMPVRSPSLSSKEEHENTETENTDCPANNVNNSTTNSVENKETSKQDKEKEENTMEKESINEVESTADNDEPKKVKKTVITPDEGNVRRMHTAVKLNEVIVNRSHDAQLVILNLPGPPKDTKLERESNYMEFLEVLTEGLERVLMVRGGGQEVITIYS; via the exons gtgaTACCAACGATGAACAACTCATTGCAGCTGAAAAGAACTCCGGATATGAGACAAATCTATACTTATATTCG GAGGAGATGGAAGATCGACCTCGTATATCAACATTAATCAGTTCATTAGcaaattattcaaatacaaTACCACCAGCGGAATCTGGAGGCGATGGTGATGCTCCAGCAGCTACAAAGGCCAGTACTGGTCCAGCAGCGAAACCTAGTGCGCGTATGGGAACATTAATTGGTGTATATTTACCGTGTATCCAAAATATTTTCggtgttatattatttatccgtTTAACTTGGGTGGTTGGTACCGCTGGCGCTATTGCTGGCTTCCTAATTGTACTCACATGTTGTTGCGTCACAATGTTAACAGCAATATCTATGTCAGCTATTGCAACAAACGGTGTGGTGCCGGCAGGTGGTAGTTATTTTATGATATCACGTGCATTAGGTCCCGAATTTGGTGGAGCGGTTGGGATGCTCTTTTATACGGGGACTACTCTGGCAGCCGCTATGTATATTGTGGGTGCCGTTGAAATAGTTCTG ACGTACATGGCGCCCTGGGCATCCCTGTTTGGTGATTTCACCAAAGATGAGAGTGCTATGTTTAATAATTTCCGTGTGTATGGTACAATGTTGCTGTGTATTATGGGAACCATTGTATATATCGGTGTCAAGTTTGTCAACAAATTTGCGACTGTTGCATTGGCATgcgttatattttcaataattgcgGTTTATGTTGGTATCTTTGTCAATTTTAATGGTAACGATAAATTAAC AATGTGTGTACTGGGTAAACGTCTGCTAAAAGATATCTCATTGGATGATTGTAACAAGACTGTAAATGgtgttttacataatttattctGCCCAAATAATACATGCGATCAATATTACATGCAAAATGAAATCCAAAAAGTTCGTGGTATCAAAGGTTTAGCGTCTGGCgtatttttggataacatttaTGACAGCTTCTTGGAACGTGGACAATTTATAGCAATCGGTAGAGATCCCGTTGACATGGAACCAATGAGTCCTCAAACATACAATCAAGTAGTGGCTGACATCACAACGACATTCACAATATTAATCGGTATATTCTTCCCATCGGTAACGGGTATTATGGCTGGATCGAATCGATCTGGTGATTTACAAGATGCTCAAAAAAGTATACCAATTGGAACGATTTGTGCAATTTTAACTACATCTACTGTATATTTATCATGTGTTCTACTTTTCGCTGGTACTGTAGATAATCTTTTACTTAGAGATAA gttTGGTGTTTCGATTGGTGGTAAACTTGTTGTTGCAAACATTGCTTGGCCTAATCAATGGGTCATTTTAATTGGTTCATTCTTATCAACTCTGGGTGCTGGATTACAATCGTTAACTGGTGCACCACGATTATTACAAGCAATTGCAAAAGATTCAATAATACCATTTTTATCACCATTCGCTGTTTCATCGTCACGTGGTGAACCCACAAGGGCCTTACTATTAACTATTGTGATTTGTCAAGGTGGTATCCTCCTTGGCAATGTTGATATTTTAGCTCCATTACTATCAATGTTTTTCCTTATGTGTTATGGTTTCGTAAATTTAGCTTGTGCTGTACAAACTTTATTAAGAACACCGAATTGGCGGCctcgttttaaatattatcattg ggttttatcatttttgggtCTTGCTTTATGCATTGCAATTATGTTTATGACCAGTTGGTACTTCGCACTTATTGCCATGGTTATGGCCggattaatttacaaatatatcgAATATTGCGG agcGGAAAAAGAATGGGGTGATGGAATTCGTGGTTTGGCATTATCAGCTGCAAGATTCTCATTATTACGTCTTGAAGAAGGACCACCACATACCAAAAATTGGCGGCCACAAATTCTTATTCTATCAAAACTTACATCAGATTTATTACCAAAATATCGTAAATTATTCGCATTTGCTTCACAATTAAAAGCTGGAAAAGGTTTAACTGTATGCGTATCAGTAATACCTGGTGATTTTGCACGATCTGCTGGCGAAGCAATGGCTGCTAAACAAAGTCTATGTAAAACAATGAATGAGGAAAAGGTTAAAGGTTTTGTGGATGTTTTGGTTGCAAGAAATATCACGGATGGTCTTAGTCACTTAATCCAGACGACAGGGCTAGGAGGTTTAAAACCAAACACAGTAATCTTAGGCTGGCCGTACGGTTGGCGTCAATCTGAAGATGATCGTACATGGCATGTGTTCTTGCAAACTGTACGAAATGTAACATCAGCTCGAATGGCATTGTTAGTACCAAAAGGTATTAATTTCTTCCCAGATTCAACAGAAAAG gtGGTTGGTAATATTGACATTTGGTGGATTGTCCATGATGGTGGATTGCTAATGTTGTTACCATTCTTGTTACGTCAACATCGAACATGGAAGAATTGCCGCATGCGTATTTTTACTGTTGCTCAAATGGAAGATAACTCAATTCAAATgaagaaagatttaaaaatgttcctatACCATTTACGTATCGAAGCTGAAGTCGAAGTTGTCGAAATG ATGGACAGCGATATATCCGCATACACTTATGAACGTACCCTAATGATGGAACAACGTAATCAAATGCTTCGTGAGCTACGCTTGAACAAAAAAGAAAGCTATGGTGTG GTTCAAGCAATTGTAGATCATCATCATCAAATGTTGGATGCAAAAACAGCTACAAAAGTACGTTTCCAGGAAGTAAGTCCTGCTGGTGATTCATCACCCAAGGAAGGTATTATTCCAATACCAACACCCATGCCAGTACGTTCACCATCGCTCAGTAGCAAAGAGGAACATGAAAATACTGAG aCGGAAAATACCGATTGCCCAGCAAACAATGTCAATAATTCTACAACAAATTCAGTGGAAAATAAGGAAACATCGAAACAAGATAAAGAAAAAGAGGAAAATACAATGGAAAAAGAATCGATTAATGAAGTAGAATCGACTGCTGATAATGATGAACCAAAGAAAGTTAAGAAAACAGTAATTACTCC AGATGAAGGAAATGTACGTCGTATGCATACCGCAGTCAAATTGAACGAAGTGATCGTAAATCGATCTCATGATGCTCAACTAGTCATTTTGAATTTACCAGGGCCACCAAAAGATACAAAATTGGAACGTGAATCAAATT ATATGGaatttttagaagttttaacCGAAGGTCTCGAACGAGTACTGATGGTGAGAGGTGGAGGCCAAGAAGTCATCACAATATATTCATAA
- the LOC123302716 gene encoding solute carrier family 12 member 4 isoform X3 — MSTNQSPGEKKNASEKSEKTNDIQNSPKVGSTGDTNDEQLIAAEKNSGYETNLYLYSEEMEDRPRISTLISSLANYSNTIPPAESGGDGDAPAATKASTGPAAKPSARMGTLIGVYLPCIQNIFGVILFIRLTWVVGTAGAIAGFLIVLTCCCVTMLTAISMSAIATNGVVPAGGSYFMISRALGPEFGGAVGMLFYTGTTLAAAMYIVGAVEIVLTYMAPWASLFGDFTKDESAMFNNFRVYGTMLLCIMGTIVYIGVKFVNKFATVALACVIFSIIAVYVGIFVNFNGNDKLTMCVLGKRLLKDISLDDCNKTVNGVLHNLFCPNNTCDQYYMQNEIQKVRGIKGLASGVFLDNIYDSFLERGQFIAIGRDPVDMEPMSPQTYNQVVADITTTFTILIGIFFPSVTGIMAGSNRSGDLQDAQKSIPIGTICAILTTSTVYLSCVLLFAGTVDNLLLRDKFGVSIGGKLVVANIAWPNQWVILIGSFLSTLGAGLQSLTGAPRLLQAIAKDSIIPFLSPFAVSSSRGEPTRALLLTIVICQGGILLGNVDILAPLLSMFFLMCYGFVNLACAVQTLLRTPNWRPRFKYYHWVLSFLGLALCIAIMFMTSWYFALIAMVMAGLIYKYIEYCGAEKEWGDGIRGLALSAARFSLLRLEEGPPHTKNWRPQILILSKLTSDLLPKYRKLFAFASQLKAGKGLTVCVSVIPGDFARSAGEAMAAKQSLCKTMNEEKVKGFVDVLVARNITDGLSHLIQTTGLGGLKPNTVILGWPYGWRQSEDDRTWHVFLQTVRNVTSARMALLVPKGINFFPDSTEKVVGNIDIWWIVHDGGLLMLLPFLLRQHRTWKNCRMRIFTVAQMEDNSIQMKKDLKMFLYHLRIEAEVEVVEMMDSDISAYTYERTLMMEQRNQMLRELRLNKKESYGVVQQLVDFNDVSAEEKLPLVQAIVDHHHQMLDAKTATKVRFQEVSPAGDSSPKEGIIPIPTPMPVRSPSLSSKEEHENTETENTDCPANNVNNSTTNSVENKETSKQDKEKEENTMEKESINEVESTADNDEPKKVKKTVITPDEGNVRRMHTAVKLNEVIVNRSHDAQLVILNLPGPPKDTKLERESNYMEFLEVLTEGLERVLMVRGGGQEVITIYS; from the exons gtgaTACCAACGATGAACAACTCATTGCAGCTGAAAAGAACTCCGGATATGAGACAAATCTATACTTATATTCG GAGGAGATGGAAGATCGACCTCGTATATCAACATTAATCAGTTCATTAGcaaattattcaaatacaaTACCACCAGCGGAATCTGGAGGCGATGGTGATGCTCCAGCAGCTACAAAGGCCAGTACTGGTCCAGCAGCGAAACCTAGTGCGCGTATGGGAACATTAATTGGTGTATATTTACCGTGTATCCAAAATATTTTCggtgttatattatttatccgtTTAACTTGGGTGGTTGGTACCGCTGGCGCTATTGCTGGCTTCCTAATTGTACTCACATGTTGTTGCGTCACAATGTTAACAGCAATATCTATGTCAGCTATTGCAACAAACGGTGTGGTGCCGGCAGGTGGTAGTTATTTTATGATATCACGTGCATTAGGTCCCGAATTTGGTGGAGCGGTTGGGATGCTCTTTTATACGGGGACTACTCTGGCAGCCGCTATGTATATTGTGGGTGCCGTTGAAATAGTTCTG ACGTACATGGCGCCCTGGGCATCCCTGTTTGGTGATTTCACCAAAGATGAGAGTGCTATGTTTAATAATTTCCGTGTGTATGGTACAATGTTGCTGTGTATTATGGGAACCATTGTATATATCGGTGTCAAGTTTGTCAACAAATTTGCGACTGTTGCATTGGCATgcgttatattttcaataattgcgGTTTATGTTGGTATCTTTGTCAATTTTAATGGTAACGATAAATTAAC AATGTGTGTACTGGGTAAACGTCTGCTAAAAGATATCTCATTGGATGATTGTAACAAGACTGTAAATGgtgttttacataatttattctGCCCAAATAATACATGCGATCAATATTACATGCAAAATGAAATCCAAAAAGTTCGTGGTATCAAAGGTTTAGCGTCTGGCgtatttttggataacatttaTGACAGCTTCTTGGAACGTGGACAATTTATAGCAATCGGTAGAGATCCCGTTGACATGGAACCAATGAGTCCTCAAACATACAATCAAGTAGTGGCTGACATCACAACGACATTCACAATATTAATCGGTATATTCTTCCCATCGGTAACGGGTATTATGGCTGGATCGAATCGATCTGGTGATTTACAAGATGCTCAAAAAAGTATACCAATTGGAACGATTTGTGCAATTTTAACTACATCTACTGTATATTTATCATGTGTTCTACTTTTCGCTGGTACTGTAGATAATCTTTTACTTAGAGATAA gttTGGTGTTTCGATTGGTGGTAAACTTGTTGTTGCAAACATTGCTTGGCCTAATCAATGGGTCATTTTAATTGGTTCATTCTTATCAACTCTGGGTGCTGGATTACAATCGTTAACTGGTGCACCACGATTATTACAAGCAATTGCAAAAGATTCAATAATACCATTTTTATCACCATTCGCTGTTTCATCGTCACGTGGTGAACCCACAAGGGCCTTACTATTAACTATTGTGATTTGTCAAGGTGGTATCCTCCTTGGCAATGTTGATATTTTAGCTCCATTACTATCAATGTTTTTCCTTATGTGTTATGGTTTCGTAAATTTAGCTTGTGCTGTACAAACTTTATTAAGAACACCGAATTGGCGGCctcgttttaaatattatcattg ggttttatcatttttgggtCTTGCTTTATGCATTGCAATTATGTTTATGACCAGTTGGTACTTCGCACTTATTGCCATGGTTATGGCCggattaatttacaaatatatcgAATATTGCGG agcGGAAAAAGAATGGGGTGATGGAATTCGTGGTTTGGCATTATCAGCTGCAAGATTCTCATTATTACGTCTTGAAGAAGGACCACCACATACCAAAAATTGGCGGCCACAAATTCTTATTCTATCAAAACTTACATCAGATTTATTACCAAAATATCGTAAATTATTCGCATTTGCTTCACAATTAAAAGCTGGAAAAGGTTTAACTGTATGCGTATCAGTAATACCTGGTGATTTTGCACGATCTGCTGGCGAAGCAATGGCTGCTAAACAAAGTCTATGTAAAACAATGAATGAGGAAAAGGTTAAAGGTTTTGTGGATGTTTTGGTTGCAAGAAATATCACGGATGGTCTTAGTCACTTAATCCAGACGACAGGGCTAGGAGGTTTAAAACCAAACACAGTAATCTTAGGCTGGCCGTACGGTTGGCGTCAATCTGAAGATGATCGTACATGGCATGTGTTCTTGCAAACTGTACGAAATGTAACATCAGCTCGAATGGCATTGTTAGTACCAAAAGGTATTAATTTCTTCCCAGATTCAACAGAAAAG gtGGTTGGTAATATTGACATTTGGTGGATTGTCCATGATGGTGGATTGCTAATGTTGTTACCATTCTTGTTACGTCAACATCGAACATGGAAGAATTGCCGCATGCGTATTTTTACTGTTGCTCAAATGGAAGATAACTCAATTCAAATgaagaaagatttaaaaatgttcctatACCATTTACGTATCGAAGCTGAAGTCGAAGTTGTCGAAATG ATGGACAGCGATATATCCGCATACACTTATGAACGTACCCTAATGATGGAACAACGTAATCAAATGCTTCGTGAGCTACGCTTGAACAAAAAAGAAAGCTATGGTGTG GTACAGCAATTGGTGGATTTCAACGATGTTTCAGCTGAGGAAAAACTACCTTTG GTTCAAGCAATTGTAGATCATCATCATCAAATGTTGGATGCAAAAACAGCTACAAAAGTACGTTTCCAGGAAGTAAGTCCTGCTGGTGATTCATCACCCAAGGAAGGTATTATTCCAATACCAACACCCATGCCAGTACGTTCACCATCGCTCAGTAGCAAAGAGGAACATGAAAATACTGAG aCGGAAAATACCGATTGCCCAGCAAACAATGTCAATAATTCTACAACAAATTCAGTGGAAAATAAGGAAACATCGAAACAAGATAAAGAAAAAGAGGAAAATACAATGGAAAAAGAATCGATTAATGAAGTAGAATCGACTGCTGATAATGATGAACCAAAGAAAGTTAAGAAAACAGTAATTACTCC AGATGAAGGAAATGTACGTCGTATGCATACCGCAGTCAAATTGAACGAAGTGATCGTAAATCGATCTCATGATGCTCAACTAGTCATTTTGAATTTACCAGGGCCACCAAAAGATACAAAATTGGAACGTGAATCAAATT ATATGGaatttttagaagttttaacCGAAGGTCTCGAACGAGTACTGATGGTGAGAGGTGGAGGCCAAGAAGTCATCACAATATATTCATAA
- the LOC123302716 gene encoding solute carrier family 12 member 4 isoform X1 — protein MSERFKVTRPVDTKNNLLYGDDEVETDDQHTITERLLPQTTDNHHSSVSQVIRHGAPNTNTTQLSPNHARGDTNDEQLIAAEKNSGYETNLYLYSEEMEDRPRISTLISSLANYSNTIPPAESGGDGDAPAATKASTGPAAKPSARMGTLIGVYLPCIQNIFGVILFIRLTWVVGTAGAIAGFLIVLTCCCVTMLTAISMSAIATNGVVPAGGSYFMISRALGPEFGGAVGMLFYTGTTLAAAMYIVGAVEIVLTYMAPWASLFGDFTKDESAMFNNFRVYGTMLLCIMGTIVYIGVKFVNKFATVALACVIFSIIAVYVGIFVNFNGNDKLTMCVLGKRLLKDISLDDCNKTVNGVLHNLFCPNNTCDQYYMQNEIQKVRGIKGLASGVFLDNIYDSFLERGQFIAIGRDPVDMEPMSPQTYNQVVADITTTFTILIGIFFPSVTGIMAGSNRSGDLQDAQKSIPIGTICAILTTSTVYLSCVLLFAGTVDNLLLRDKFGVSIGGKLVVANIAWPNQWVILIGSFLSTLGAGLQSLTGAPRLLQAIAKDSIIPFLSPFAVSSSRGEPTRALLLTIVICQGGILLGNVDILAPLLSMFFLMCYGFVNLACAVQTLLRTPNWRPRFKYYHWVLSFLGLALCIAIMFMTSWYFALIAMVMAGLIYKYIEYCGAEKEWGDGIRGLALSAARFSLLRLEEGPPHTKNWRPQILILSKLTSDLLPKYRKLFAFASQLKAGKGLTVCVSVIPGDFARSAGEAMAAKQSLCKTMNEEKVKGFVDVLVARNITDGLSHLIQTTGLGGLKPNTVILGWPYGWRQSEDDRTWHVFLQTVRNVTSARMALLVPKGINFFPDSTEKVVGNIDIWWIVHDGGLLMLLPFLLRQHRTWKNCRMRIFTVAQMEDNSIQMKKDLKMFLYHLRIEAEVEVVEMMDSDISAYTYERTLMMEQRNQMLRELRLNKKESYGVVQQLVDFNDVSAEEKLPLVQAIVDHHHQMLDAKTATKVRFQEVSPAGDSSPKEGIIPIPTPMPVRSPSLSSKEEHENTETENTDCPANNVNNSTTNSVENKETSKQDKEKEENTMEKESINEVESTADNDEPKKVKKTVITPDEGNVRRMHTAVKLNEVIVNRSHDAQLVILNLPGPPKDTKLERESNYMEFLEVLTEGLERVLMVRGGGQEVITIYS, from the exons gtgaTACCAACGATGAACAACTCATTGCAGCTGAAAAGAACTCCGGATATGAGACAAATCTATACTTATATTCG GAGGAGATGGAAGATCGACCTCGTATATCAACATTAATCAGTTCATTAGcaaattattcaaatacaaTACCACCAGCGGAATCTGGAGGCGATGGTGATGCTCCAGCAGCTACAAAGGCCAGTACTGGTCCAGCAGCGAAACCTAGTGCGCGTATGGGAACATTAATTGGTGTATATTTACCGTGTATCCAAAATATTTTCggtgttatattatttatccgtTTAACTTGGGTGGTTGGTACCGCTGGCGCTATTGCTGGCTTCCTAATTGTACTCACATGTTGTTGCGTCACAATGTTAACAGCAATATCTATGTCAGCTATTGCAACAAACGGTGTGGTGCCGGCAGGTGGTAGTTATTTTATGATATCACGTGCATTAGGTCCCGAATTTGGTGGAGCGGTTGGGATGCTCTTTTATACGGGGACTACTCTGGCAGCCGCTATGTATATTGTGGGTGCCGTTGAAATAGTTCTG ACGTACATGGCGCCCTGGGCATCCCTGTTTGGTGATTTCACCAAAGATGAGAGTGCTATGTTTAATAATTTCCGTGTGTATGGTACAATGTTGCTGTGTATTATGGGAACCATTGTATATATCGGTGTCAAGTTTGTCAACAAATTTGCGACTGTTGCATTGGCATgcgttatattttcaataattgcgGTTTATGTTGGTATCTTTGTCAATTTTAATGGTAACGATAAATTAAC AATGTGTGTACTGGGTAAACGTCTGCTAAAAGATATCTCATTGGATGATTGTAACAAGACTGTAAATGgtgttttacataatttattctGCCCAAATAATACATGCGATCAATATTACATGCAAAATGAAATCCAAAAAGTTCGTGGTATCAAAGGTTTAGCGTCTGGCgtatttttggataacatttaTGACAGCTTCTTGGAACGTGGACAATTTATAGCAATCGGTAGAGATCCCGTTGACATGGAACCAATGAGTCCTCAAACATACAATCAAGTAGTGGCTGACATCACAACGACATTCACAATATTAATCGGTATATTCTTCCCATCGGTAACGGGTATTATGGCTGGATCGAATCGATCTGGTGATTTACAAGATGCTCAAAAAAGTATACCAATTGGAACGATTTGTGCAATTTTAACTACATCTACTGTATATTTATCATGTGTTCTACTTTTCGCTGGTACTGTAGATAATCTTTTACTTAGAGATAA gttTGGTGTTTCGATTGGTGGTAAACTTGTTGTTGCAAACATTGCTTGGCCTAATCAATGGGTCATTTTAATTGGTTCATTCTTATCAACTCTGGGTGCTGGATTACAATCGTTAACTGGTGCACCACGATTATTACAAGCAATTGCAAAAGATTCAATAATACCATTTTTATCACCATTCGCTGTTTCATCGTCACGTGGTGAACCCACAAGGGCCTTACTATTAACTATTGTGATTTGTCAAGGTGGTATCCTCCTTGGCAATGTTGATATTTTAGCTCCATTACTATCAATGTTTTTCCTTATGTGTTATGGTTTCGTAAATTTAGCTTGTGCTGTACAAACTTTATTAAGAACACCGAATTGGCGGCctcgttttaaatattatcattg ggttttatcatttttgggtCTTGCTTTATGCATTGCAATTATGTTTATGACCAGTTGGTACTTCGCACTTATTGCCATGGTTATGGCCggattaatttacaaatatatcgAATATTGCGG agcGGAAAAAGAATGGGGTGATGGAATTCGTGGTTTGGCATTATCAGCTGCAAGATTCTCATTATTACGTCTTGAAGAAGGACCACCACATACCAAAAATTGGCGGCCACAAATTCTTATTCTATCAAAACTTACATCAGATTTATTACCAAAATATCGTAAATTATTCGCATTTGCTTCACAATTAAAAGCTGGAAAAGGTTTAACTGTATGCGTATCAGTAATACCTGGTGATTTTGCACGATCTGCTGGCGAAGCAATGGCTGCTAAACAAAGTCTATGTAAAACAATGAATGAGGAAAAGGTTAAAGGTTTTGTGGATGTTTTGGTTGCAAGAAATATCACGGATGGTCTTAGTCACTTAATCCAGACGACAGGGCTAGGAGGTTTAAAACCAAACACAGTAATCTTAGGCTGGCCGTACGGTTGGCGTCAATCTGAAGATGATCGTACATGGCATGTGTTCTTGCAAACTGTACGAAATGTAACATCAGCTCGAATGGCATTGTTAGTACCAAAAGGTATTAATTTCTTCCCAGATTCAACAGAAAAG gtGGTTGGTAATATTGACATTTGGTGGATTGTCCATGATGGTGGATTGCTAATGTTGTTACCATTCTTGTTACGTCAACATCGAACATGGAAGAATTGCCGCATGCGTATTTTTACTGTTGCTCAAATGGAAGATAACTCAATTCAAATgaagaaagatttaaaaatgttcctatACCATTTACGTATCGAAGCTGAAGTCGAAGTTGTCGAAATG ATGGACAGCGATATATCCGCATACACTTATGAACGTACCCTAATGATGGAACAACGTAATCAAATGCTTCGTGAGCTACGCTTGAACAAAAAAGAAAGCTATGGTGTG GTACAGCAATTGGTGGATTTCAACGATGTTTCAGCTGAGGAAAAACTACCTTTG GTTCAAGCAATTGTAGATCATCATCATCAAATGTTGGATGCAAAAACAGCTACAAAAGTACGTTTCCAGGAAGTAAGTCCTGCTGGTGATTCATCACCCAAGGAAGGTATTATTCCAATACCAACACCCATGCCAGTACGTTCACCATCGCTCAGTAGCAAAGAGGAACATGAAAATACTGAG aCGGAAAATACCGATTGCCCAGCAAACAATGTCAATAATTCTACAACAAATTCAGTGGAAAATAAGGAAACATCGAAACAAGATAAAGAAAAAGAGGAAAATACAATGGAAAAAGAATCGATTAATGAAGTAGAATCGACTGCTGATAATGATGAACCAAAGAAAGTTAAGAAAACAGTAATTACTCC AGATGAAGGAAATGTACGTCGTATGCATACCGCAGTCAAATTGAACGAAGTGATCGTAAATCGATCTCATGATGCTCAACTAGTCATTTTGAATTTACCAGGGCCACCAAAAGATACAAAATTGGAACGTGAATCAAATT ATATGGaatttttagaagttttaacCGAAGGTCTCGAACGAGTACTGATGGTGAGAGGTGGAGGCCAAGAAGTCATCACAATATATTCATAA